Proteins encoded within one genomic window of Brachybacterium avium:
- the hisS gene encoding histidine--tRNA ligase → MAKIAALSGFPEWLPAERLVEQHVIDVFREVAELHGFSGIETRSVEPLDQLLRKGEIDKEVYVLRRLHAEEESAEPDREDRSRTLGLHFDLTVPLARYVLEHQNDLAFPLRRFQIQKVWRGERPQDGRFREFYQADLDVIGQDTLPGHIEAEVAVVMAEILDRLPTPSFTIHANTRRLSEGFFRSIGLEDHTAVLRVLDKLPKVGQDAVRDLLLAETGASTEQAQACLDFASIRTRDGSFAQQVRDLGGSGEMVEQGIAELTAVLERVEAAVPGVILADLSIARGLDYYTGTVFETFVSGHESLGSICSGGRYDSLASDNRHTYPGVGLSIGLSRLVSRLLSAGLATASRSVPTCALVSVADEQHRHLSDAAARALRSRGIPCEVAPSAAKFGKQIRYADRRGIPFIWFPGIDGAADQVKDIRSGEQTEADAAVWEPPVEDRTVRVLRADEGHPAAQA, encoded by the coding sequence ATGGCGAAGATCGCCGCCCTGTCAGGATTCCCGGAATGGCTCCCCGCGGAGCGGCTCGTCGAGCAGCACGTGATCGACGTGTTCCGTGAGGTGGCCGAGCTGCATGGCTTCTCGGGCATCGAGACGCGCTCCGTCGAGCCGCTCGACCAGCTGCTGCGCAAGGGCGAGATCGACAAAGAGGTGTACGTCCTGCGCCGGCTGCACGCCGAGGAGGAGAGCGCCGAGCCGGACCGTGAGGACCGTTCGCGCACACTGGGCCTGCACTTCGACCTCACGGTCCCGCTGGCCCGCTACGTGCTCGAGCACCAGAACGACCTCGCCTTCCCGCTGCGACGGTTCCAGATCCAGAAGGTCTGGCGCGGCGAACGCCCCCAGGACGGTCGCTTCCGCGAGTTCTACCAGGCGGACCTCGACGTGATAGGGCAGGACACCCTCCCCGGGCACATCGAGGCCGAGGTCGCTGTGGTGATGGCCGAGATCCTCGATCGGCTCCCGACGCCCTCGTTCACGATCCATGCCAACACCCGGCGACTGTCCGAGGGCTTCTTCCGGTCGATCGGGCTCGAGGACCACACCGCTGTGCTGCGCGTCCTCGACAAGCTGCCGAAGGTCGGACAGGACGCGGTCCGGGACCTGCTGCTGGCCGAGACCGGTGCGAGCACGGAGCAGGCTCAGGCCTGCCTCGATTTCGCCTCCATCCGCACCCGGGACGGCTCCTTCGCCCAGCAGGTGCGGGACCTCGGCGGCAGTGGCGAGATGGTCGAGCAGGGGATCGCAGAGCTCACCGCGGTCCTCGAACGCGTCGAGGCGGCGGTGCCCGGGGTGATCCTGGCAGACCTCTCGATCGCACGCGGCCTGGACTATTACACGGGCACGGTCTTCGAGACCTTCGTGAGCGGGCACGAGTCCCTGGGCTCGATCTGCTCGGGTGGTCGCTATGACTCCCTGGCCTCCGACAACCGCCACACCTACCCCGGTGTCGGACTCTCGATCGGCCTGTCACGCCTGGTCTCCCGTCTTCTCTCGGCCGGTCTGGCCACCGCCTCCCGCTCGGTGCCCACCTGCGCGCTGGTCTCCGTCGCGGATGAGCAGCACCGCCACCTCAGCGATGCCGCCGCACGGGCGCTGCGCAGCCGTGGCATTCCCTGCGAGGTCGCTCCGAGCGCCGCGAAGTTCGGCAAGCAGATCCGGTACGCGGATCGTCGGGGGATCCCCTTCATCTGGTTCCCGGGGATCGACGGGGCCGCCGATCAGGTCAAGGACATCCGCAGCGGTGAGCAGACGGAGGCCGACGCCGCAGTCTGGGAGCCGCCGGTCGAGGACCGGACCGTGCGGGTCCTGCGTGCTGATGAGGGGCACCCCGCAGCACAGGCCTGA
- the trxA gene encoding thioredoxin produces the protein MATLTLTTENHDKTVEDGIVLIDFWAGWCVPCQRFAPIFEEASETHEDVTFAKVDTEDQQELAMRYGVTSIPTLVAYREGIPVFSQAGALPQSALEDLVGQVKNLDMDEVRKAYAEAQEQQEG, from the coding sequence ATGGCTACGCTCACCCTGACCACCGAGAACCACGACAAGACCGTCGAGGACGGCATCGTCCTGATCGACTTCTGGGCGGGCTGGTGCGTGCCGTGCCAGCGCTTCGCACCGATCTTCGAGGAGGCCTCCGAGACCCACGAGGACGTCACCTTCGCGAAGGTCGACACGGAGGACCAGCAGGAGCTGGCGATGCGCTACGGCGTCACCTCGATCCCCACCCTGGTCGCCTACCGCGAGGGCATCCCGGTGTTCTCGCAGGCCGGTGCTCTCCCGCAGTCCGCTCTCGAGGATCTCGTCGGCCAGGTGAAGAACCTGGACATGGACGAGGTCCGCAAGGCCTATGCCGAGGCGCAGGAGCAGCAGGAGGGCTGA
- a CDS encoding DEAD/DEAH box helicase, producing the protein MTDVSPAHAPAASEQPDSTAPSETAPSQTAPSETAPSEAVQADTDSAPVEPEAPAGPSFDDIALPAPLRRAVDELGFTVPSAIQAQAIPPLLEGRDVIGVAQTGTGKTAAFGLPLLAAIDPSRREVQALVLAPTRELAMQVADAISSFATSIGGLDVVALYGGSPYGPQERALARGAQVVVGTPGRVMDHMRRTNLRLDTIRFAVLDEADEMLRMGFAEDVEEILSHSPASRQVALFSATMPSAIQRVAQTHMKDPVRVRVSPASSTVKSVTQTYAVVPFRHRTGALARVLQTSPAEAAIVFVRTRAAAEEVGTALLSRGLIAASISGDVPQKEREKIVERLRDGSLQVLVATDVAARGLDVERIGLVVNFDVPKEAESYVHRIGRTGRAGRSGEALTFIGPHERRALKNIERATKQTLAEADIPSPRDVSKHRLAAQLTKLPERIERGRLDLYRELIGEFVTEHDLDPLELAAALGAMSVGDDGPGSASEEQEFTAKLSGDDRHAERGQRGDAPSTERGYTSYKVGVGHTHGARPPGIVGAITGEGGLHGKDIGKIQIFPTFALVQIRGSLSAEQMERISRAKVGGRELRIGPDHGPRGGKGPRRDGERPFRRDDRPRHDDRGGRFDSKRRPFRRSEG; encoded by the coding sequence ATGACCGACGTTTCCCCTGCCCACGCCCCTGCCGCCTCCGAGCAGCCCGACTCGACCGCACCGTCCGAGACCGCACCGTCCCAGACCGCACCGTCGGAGACCGCACCGTCCGAGGCGGTGCAGGCGGACACCGACTCCGCACCGGTCGAGCCGGAGGCGCCTGCGGGCCCCAGCTTCGATGACATCGCGCTGCCGGCGCCGCTGCGCCGTGCGGTCGACGAGCTGGGCTTCACCGTCCCCTCGGCGATCCAGGCCCAGGCGATCCCGCCGCTGCTGGAGGGCCGCGACGTGATCGGTGTCGCCCAGACCGGCACCGGCAAGACCGCCGCCTTCGGCCTGCCGCTGCTGGCCGCGATCGACCCCTCGCGCCGTGAGGTGCAGGCCCTGGTCCTCGCCCCGACCCGCGAGCTGGCGATGCAGGTGGCGGACGCCATCTCCTCCTTCGCCACCTCGATCGGCGGGCTCGACGTGGTCGCGCTCTACGGTGGCTCTCCCTACGGCCCACAGGAGCGCGCCCTCGCCCGCGGCGCACAGGTGGTCGTCGGCACCCCCGGCCGTGTGATGGACCACATGCGCCGTACGAATCTGCGCCTGGACACGATCCGCTTCGCCGTCCTGGACGAGGCCGACGAGATGCTCCGGATGGGCTTCGCGGAGGACGTCGAGGAGATCCTCTCCCACTCCCCCGCCAGCCGTCAGGTCGCCCTGTTCTCCGCGACCATGCCTTCCGCCATCCAGCGGGTCGCCCAGACCCATATGAAGGACCCGGTGCGCGTGCGGGTCTCTCCCGCGTCCTCGACGGTCAAGAGCGTGACCCAGACCTACGCCGTGGTGCCCTTCCGGCACCGCACCGGTGCGCTGGCCCGCGTGCTGCAGACCTCCCCGGCGGAGGCGGCGATCGTGTTCGTGCGCACCCGCGCCGCCGCCGAGGAGGTCGGCACCGCTCTGCTGTCCCGCGGCCTGATCGCCGCGTCGATCAGCGGCGACGTGCCGCAGAAGGAGCGCGAGAAGATCGTCGAGCGACTGCGCGACGGCTCGCTGCAGGTGCTGGTCGCGACCGATGTCGCGGCCCGCGGCCTGGACGTCGAGCGGATCGGTCTGGTCGTGAACTTCGATGTGCCCAAGGAGGCGGAGTCCTATGTGCACCGCATCGGGCGCACCGGCCGTGCAGGCCGCTCCGGCGAAGCGCTGACCTTCATCGGACCCCACGAGCGGCGTGCCCTGAAGAACATCGAGCGCGCGACCAAGCAGACGCTCGCCGAGGCGGACATCCCCTCCCCGCGCGATGTGTCCAAGCATCGCCTGGCCGCGCAGCTGACCAAGCTGCCCGAGCGGATCGAGCGCGGACGTCTGGACCTCTACCGCGAGCTGATCGGCGAGTTCGTCACCGAGCACGATCTCGATCCCCTGGAGCTCGCAGCCGCCCTCGGCGCGATGTCCGTGGGTGACGACGGCCCCGGATCCGCCTCCGAGGAGCAGGAGTTCACGGCGAAGCTCTCCGGTGACGACCGCCATGCGGAGCGCGGCCAGCGCGGCGATGCCCCGAGCACCGAGCGCGGATACACCTCGTACAAGGTCGGCGTGGGCCACACCCACGGCGCCCGGCCGCCCGGCATCGTCGGCGCGATCACCGGCGAGGGCGGCCTGCACGGCAAGGACATCGGCAAGATCCAGATCTTCCCGACCTTCGCCCTGGTCCAGATCCGCGGCTCCCTGTCCGCGGAGCAGATGGAGCGGATCTCCCGCGCCAAGGTCGGCGGCCGCGAGCTGCGGATCGGCCCCGACCACGGACCGCGCGGTGGCAAGGGCCCGCGTCGGGACGGTGAGCGTCCGTTCCGTCGCGACGACCGTCCCCGTCACGACGACCGCGGTGGCCGCTTCGATTCGAAGCGTCGCCCCTTCCGTCGTAGCGAAGGCTGA
- the aspS gene encoding aspartate--tRNA ligase yields the protein MLRTHTAGELRQEHIGQTVTLTGWIGRRRDHGGVTFLDLRDASGVSQVVVREDEAMHLRNEYVLKVVGTVGRRPEGNENPQLPTGDVEVTASEVEVLSASAPLPFQLDEHSEVGEEARLRYRYLDLRRQGPAAAMRLRSEVNRAARDTLLDQDFIEVETPTLTRSTPEGARDFLVPARLAPGSWYALPQSPQLFKQLLMVGGIEKYFQLARCYRDEDFRADRQPEFTQLDVEMSFVDQEDVLALAEQILTAVWAKGGHQITTPFPRLTYAESMRRFGSDKPDLRFDLELVEMTEYFQDTPFRVFQAPYVGAVVMAGGASQPRRQLDAWQEWAKQRGAKGLAYVLVQEDGTLTGPVSKNISEAEKAGLLEASGASTGDCIFFAAGEAKASRALLGAARGEIAERLGLIDHEAFSFVWVVDAPMFEPAADARAAGDVAVGGGAWTAVHHAFTSPKPEFMDTFDTDPGAALSYAYDIVCNGNEIGGGSIRIHDQSVQQRVFRLMGIGEEEAQEKFGFLLDAFQYGAPPHGGIAFGWDRIVALLAGQDSIREVIAFPKTGNGFDPLTAAPAPITPQQRKEAGVDTKPAPRGEQEKPATGDGAPAA from the coding sequence GTGCTGCGCACCCATACCGCCGGTGAGCTCCGCCAGGAGCACATCGGACAGACCGTCACCCTCACCGGCTGGATCGGCCGTCGCCGTGACCACGGCGGCGTGACGTTCCTCGATCTGCGCGACGCGAGCGGCGTCTCCCAGGTGGTGGTGCGCGAGGACGAGGCGATGCACCTGCGCAATGAGTACGTGCTGAAGGTCGTCGGCACCGTCGGGCGCCGCCCCGAGGGCAACGAGAACCCGCAGCTGCCCACCGGTGATGTCGAGGTCACCGCGAGCGAGGTCGAGGTGCTCAGCGCCTCGGCGCCGCTGCCCTTCCAGCTCGACGAGCACAGCGAGGTGGGGGAGGAGGCGCGCCTGCGCTACCGCTACCTGGACCTGCGCCGGCAGGGCCCGGCCGCCGCGATGCGCCTGCGCTCCGAGGTCAACCGCGCCGCCCGCGACACCCTGCTGGACCAGGACTTCATCGAGGTCGAGACCCCGACGCTGACCCGCTCCACCCCGGAGGGCGCCCGTGACTTCCTGGTCCCGGCACGCCTGGCCCCCGGCTCCTGGTATGCGCTGCCCCAGTCGCCGCAGCTGTTCAAGCAGTTGCTCATGGTGGGCGGCATCGAGAAGTACTTCCAGCTCGCCCGCTGCTACCGCGACGAGGACTTCCGCGCCGACCGCCAGCCCGAGTTCACCCAGCTCGACGTCGAGATGAGCTTCGTGGACCAGGAGGACGTGCTCGCCCTGGCCGAGCAGATCCTCACCGCTGTGTGGGCCAAGGGCGGCCACCAGATCACCACGCCGTTCCCGCGCCTCACCTACGCCGAGTCCATGCGTCGCTTCGGCTCCGACAAGCCCGATCTGCGCTTCGACCTCGAACTGGTCGAGATGACGGAGTACTTCCAGGACACCCCGTTCCGAGTGTTCCAGGCGCCCTACGTGGGAGCGGTGGTCATGGCCGGCGGCGCTTCGCAGCCGCGTCGCCAGCTCGATGCCTGGCAGGAATGGGCCAAGCAGCGCGGTGCGAAGGGCCTGGCCTACGTGCTGGTGCAGGAGGACGGCACCCTCACCGGGCCGGTCTCCAAGAACATCTCCGAGGCGGAGAAGGCGGGCCTGCTCGAAGCGAGCGGCGCCTCCACCGGTGACTGCATCTTCTTCGCGGCCGGCGAGGCGAAGGCCTCCCGCGCACTGCTCGGTGCGGCCCGGGGGGAGATCGCCGAGCGTCTCGGACTGATCGACCACGAGGCCTTCTCCTTCGTATGGGTCGTCGACGCACCGATGTTCGAGCCCGCGGCCGATGCGCGTGCCGCCGGTGACGTCGCCGTGGGCGGGGGTGCCTGGACCGCGGTGCATCATGCCTTCACCTCGCCGAAGCCCGAGTTCATGGACACCTTCGACACCGACCCCGGCGCGGCGCTGTCCTACGCCTACGACATCGTCTGCAACGGCAACGAGATCGGCGGCGGCTCGATCCGTATCCACGACCAGTCCGTGCAGCAGCGCGTCTTCCGCCTGATGGGCATCGGTGAGGAGGAGGCGCAGGAGAAGTTCGGCTTCCTGCTGGACGCCTTCCAGTACGGTGCGCCGCCCCACGGCGGCATCGCCTTCGGCTGGGACCGGATCGTGGCGCTGCTCGCCGGGCAGGACTCGATCCGCGAGGTCATCGCCTTCCCCAAGACGGGCAACGGCTTCGACCCGCTGACCGCCGCTCCGGCACCGATCACGCCGCAGCAGCGCAAGGAGGCGGGGGTCGATACCAAGCCCGCGCCGCGCGGCGAGCAGGAGAAGCCGGCCACCGGTGACGGGGCCCCGGCCGCCTGA
- a CDS encoding DUF3043 domain-containing protein, translating into MIFRKSRTPQSSEPEPQPARPGSKGRPTRTRKEAEAARRRPLVVDDRKEARRRDRERASRERQESQQALMTGDEKKMPAQHRGPERSFVRDVVDSRWNIAEFFFPIALVFMVLSLFLPLIRPQLTTVLTTGMIILLWGGIAICVIDGLVLRKRLRHLVTERFGEVQRGLVSYGIMRAIQIRRFRLPRVQIKHGQAPR; encoded by the coding sequence GTGATCTTCCGCAAGTCCAGAACCCCGCAGAGCTCCGAGCCCGAGCCGCAGCCCGCGCGCCCCGGCTCCAAGGGCCGTCCTACCCGTACCCGCAAGGAAGCCGAGGCCGCTCGCCGTCGGCCCCTGGTGGTCGATGACCGCAAGGAGGCTCGGCGCAGGGACCGGGAGAGAGCCAGTCGGGAGCGTCAGGAGTCCCAGCAGGCCCTGATGACCGGCGACGAGAAGAAGATGCCGGCGCAGCACCGCGGCCCCGAACGGAGTTTCGTGCGGGACGTGGTCGACTCCCGCTGGAACATCGCGGAGTTCTTCTTCCCGATCGCGCTGGTGTTCATGGTCCTTTCGCTGTTCCTCCCCCTGATCCGTCCCCAGCTCACCACGGTGCTGACCACCGGGATGATCATCCTGCTGTGGGGCGGCATCGCGATCTGCGTGATCGACGGCCTGGTGCTGCGCAAGCGCCTGCGACACCTGGTCACCGAGCGCTTCGGCGAGGTCCAGCGCGGCCTGGTCAGCTACGGGATCATGCGGGCGATCCAGATCCGGCGCTTCCGCCTGCCCCGGGTGCAGATCAAGCACGGCCAGGCGCCGCGCTGA
- a CDS encoding dipeptidase, with amino-acid sequence MSTPDPAPRTAVTGDAAEVEALRTRLEPLLPTAIEDLKDLVRIPSIAFSGYDPEPVRRSADAVAELLRGAGMAEVSIESVQGGSPAVIGRNPAAAGRPTVLLYAHHDVQPTGAVEDWTSDPFEPVERDGRLYGRGAADDKAGVMAHVTALRLVGEELAADGIGVTVFVEGEEEAGSPTFRPFIETHRERLEADLIIVADSANWAVGTPALTTSLRGVVDLVVEVRALDHAVHSGLFGGPVLDALTQLSRLLATLHDENGEVAVDGLLRAEDPTVEMDELDYRRDAGVIDGAELSGSGSLTARLWTRPALSVIGIDAPSVREASNTLVPVSRAKVSLRIPPGEDPATAMDALVAHLERHAPSTAQVTIHRGEQGKPYRAQQEAPAMDLARKSFARAWGVPAVDTGLGGSIPFIADLLEVFPQAEVLVTGVEDPESRAHGIDESLHLGEFAKVCLAEALLLRGAGALEGARA; translated from the coding sequence ATGAGCACCCCTGATCCCGCACCCCGCACAGCTGTCACCGGTGATGCCGCGGAGGTCGAGGCGCTGCGGACGCGACTCGAGCCGCTGCTCCCGACCGCCATCGAGGACCTAAAGGACCTCGTGCGCATCCCGTCGATCGCCTTCTCCGGCTACGACCCCGAGCCGGTGCGCCGCAGCGCCGATGCGGTTGCGGAGCTGCTGCGGGGCGCCGGGATGGCCGAGGTGAGCATCGAGTCGGTCCAGGGCGGCAGTCCCGCAGTCATCGGGCGGAACCCGGCCGCCGCGGGCAGGCCCACGGTGCTGCTGTACGCCCATCACGACGTCCAGCCCACCGGTGCCGTCGAGGACTGGACGAGCGACCCCTTCGAGCCTGTCGAGCGGGACGGTCGGCTCTACGGCAGAGGTGCTGCGGACGACAAGGCCGGAGTGATGGCCCATGTCACCGCGCTGCGACTGGTCGGCGAGGAGCTCGCCGCCGATGGCATCGGCGTGACCGTATTCGTCGAGGGTGAGGAGGAGGCCGGATCGCCGACCTTCCGCCCCTTCATCGAGACCCATCGGGAACGTCTGGAGGCCGACCTCATCATCGTCGCGGACTCCGCGAACTGGGCGGTGGGCACTCCCGCCCTGACCACCAGCCTGCGCGGCGTGGTGGACCTCGTCGTCGAGGTGCGTGCGCTGGACCATGCCGTCCACTCCGGTCTCTTCGGCGGGCCGGTCCTGGACGCGCTGACGCAGCTGTCCCGGCTGCTGGCCACCCTGCACGACGAGAACGGCGAGGTGGCCGTCGACGGCCTGCTCCGTGCCGAGGACCCGACGGTCGAGATGGACGAGCTGGACTACCGCCGTGATGCCGGCGTGATCGACGGTGCCGAGCTCTCGGGCAGCGGCTCGTTGACCGCACGTCTGTGGACGCGGCCGGCGCTGTCCGTGATCGGCATCGATGCCCCCAGCGTGCGTGAGGCCTCCAACACCCTGGTGCCCGTCTCCCGGGCCAAGGTGTCCCTGCGGATCCCGCCCGGTGAGGACCCGGCCACCGCGATGGACGCGCTGGTCGCCCACCTGGAGCGGCACGCGCCGTCCACTGCACAGGTCACGATCCATCGCGGCGAGCAGGGCAAGCCCTACCGGGCGCAGCAGGAGGCACCGGCGATGGATCTCGCCCGGAAGTCCTTCGCACGGGCCTGGGGCGTGCCCGCGGTGGACACCGGCCTGGGCGGCTCCATCCCGTTCATCGCGGACCTGCTCGAGGTGTTCCCGCAGGCAGAGGTGCTCGTCACCGGCGTCGAGGACCCGGAATCCAGAGCTCATGGCATCGACGAATCGCTCCATCTGGGGGAGTTCGCGAAGGTGTGCCTGGCTGAGGCGCTGCTTCTGCGCGGTGCCGGGGCGCTCGAGGGAGCACGGGCGTGA
- a CDS encoding HesB/IscA family protein → MTTPTTERPAAAHGVNLTSGAAQKVTTLLEQEGRDDLRLRIAVQPGGCSGLIYQLYFDERIMDNDLVADFDGVEVVVDKMSSPYLSGAVIDFADTIEKQGFTIDNPNAGSSCACGDSFG, encoded by the coding sequence ATGACCACGCCCACCACTGAGCGCCCCGCCGCAGCGCATGGCGTCAACCTCACATCCGGCGCCGCCCAGAAGGTGACCACGCTGCTGGAGCAGGAGGGCCGCGACGATCTGCGCCTGCGCATCGCGGTGCAGCCCGGCGGCTGCTCCGGCCTGATCTACCAGCTGTACTTCGACGAGCGGATCATGGATAACGACCTGGTCGCAGATTTTGACGGTGTCGAGGTCGTCGTCGACAAGATGAGCAGCCCCTACCTCTCCGGTGCGGTGATCGATTTCGCCGACACCATCGAGAAGCAGGGCTTCACCATCGATAACCCGAACGCCGGAAGCTCCTGCGCCTGCGGCGACTCGTTCGGCTGA
- the coxB gene encoding cytochrome c oxidase subunit II has protein sequence MIPQVPQRARRGRRAAAAGLALATLVLAGCTQAQQRGFMPGPADGQEVTNQTERITDLWVHSWAVLVIVGLIIWGLTFWCAIAYRRRKHDTGFPVQLRYHVPLELMFTLVPVVMVLTFFYFTQRDTAEVEMHVAEPDYTVNVVAKQWSWDINYVDDDVHEPAGVQSFATGEPGAAESLPTLYLPVDKSVEFRLDSRDVIHSFWVVDFLYKKDIFPGHTNTFQVTPTREGTYIGKCAELCGEYHSDMLFNVVVVSQEEFDEHMEELRSQGNDGQLGVDLNRNDKEWSMREKQDDAGPRYSEEKATAGTEGENE, from the coding sequence GTGATCCCCCAGGTCCCCCAGCGCGCGCGACGCGGACGCCGCGCAGCGGCAGCAGGCCTCGCCCTGGCCACTTTGGTCCTCGCCGGCTGCACCCAGGCCCAGCAGCGCGGGTTCATGCCCGGTCCGGCTGATGGTCAGGAGGTCACCAACCAGACCGAGCGGATCACCGATCTCTGGGTCCATTCCTGGGCCGTGCTGGTCATCGTCGGTCTGATCATCTGGGGCCTGACGTTCTGGTGCGCGATCGCCTACCGTCGCCGCAAGCACGACACCGGCTTCCCGGTGCAGCTGCGCTACCACGTGCCGCTCGAGCTGATGTTCACGCTCGTGCCCGTGGTGATGGTGCTGACCTTCTTCTACTTCACCCAGCGCGACACGGCCGAGGTCGAGATGCACGTGGCGGAGCCGGACTACACCGTCAACGTGGTGGCCAAGCAGTGGAGCTGGGACATCAACTACGTCGACGACGACGTCCACGAGCCCGCCGGGGTGCAGTCCTTCGCCACCGGTGAGCCCGGTGCCGCGGAATCACTGCCGACCCTGTACCTGCCCGTCGACAAGAGTGTCGAGTTCCGCCTCGACTCCCGCGACGTCATCCATTCTTTCTGGGTCGTGGACTTCCTGTACAAGAAGGACATCTTCCCGGGGCACACCAACACCTTCCAGGTCACCCCGACCCGTGAGGGCACCTATATCGGCAAGTGCGCGGAGCTGTGCGGCGAGTACCACTCCGACATGCTGTTCAACGTGGTCGTCGTCTCCCAGGAGGAGTTCGATGAACACATGGAGGAGCTCCGCTCCCAGGGCAACGACGGCCAGCTCGGCGTCGACCTGAACCGTAACGACAAGGAGTGGAGCATGCGCGAGAAGCAGGACGACGCCGGTCCTCGCTACTCCGAGGAGAAGGCCACCGCCGGGACCGAGGGAGAGAACGAGTGA
- the ctaD gene encoding cytochrome c oxidase subunit I, producing the protein MSTETTAAPNTSVPTRFQDERPTNLGRQFFNLLTTTDHKLIGMMYMGMAFMFFAFGGLLALGIRAELWEAGLQVVVSKDQYNQLFTMHGTIMLLMFGTPLFNGFANYLIPLQIGAVDMAFPRLNMFAFWITGFGSLIVVSGFLTPQGAASFGWFAYAPLSDATFSPGLGGDLWVFGLALQGFGTILGSVNFITTILCMRMPGMTMFRMPIFTWNALITAVLVLMAFPPLASALLALGADRRFDANIFDAANGGPVLWQHLFWFFGHPEVYILALPFFGIATEIIPVFSRKPIFGYKTLVGATIAIAALSVTVWAHHMYSTGAVMLDFFAFMSMTIAVPTGVKFFNWIGTMWRGSVTFDTPMLFTLGFLTTFIFGGLTGVILSSPILDFIVTDTYFVVAHFHYVMAATVMFEMFAGFYFWWPKMFGYKLNEGLGKLHFWLLAIGFHMTFLIQHWLGVAGAPRRYVNYLAEDGYDWMNQISTIGAVITGISTLPFLLNVVLTHLKGKKIEVDDPWGYGASLEWATTCPPPRHNFHSLPRVRSERPAFDLHHPEVALQDHMLAEEPALNPRTN; encoded by the coding sequence GTGAGCACCGAGACCACCGCCGCACCGAACACCTCGGTGCCGACGCGGTTCCAGGACGAGCGGCCGACGAATCTCGGCCGACAGTTCTTCAATCTTCTGACGACCACCGATCACAAGCTGATCGGCATGATGTACATGGGCATGGCGTTCATGTTCTTCGCGTTCGGCGGCCTGCTCGCGCTCGGCATCCGTGCCGAGCTCTGGGAAGCGGGACTGCAGGTCGTGGTCTCCAAGGACCAGTACAACCAGCTGTTCACGATGCACGGCACGATCATGCTGCTGATGTTCGGCACCCCGCTGTTCAACGGCTTCGCGAACTACCTGATCCCGCTCCAGATCGGCGCCGTGGACATGGCCTTCCCGCGCCTGAACATGTTCGCGTTCTGGATCACCGGCTTCGGCTCGCTGATCGTGGTCTCCGGCTTCCTCACTCCGCAGGGTGCGGCCTCCTTCGGCTGGTTCGCCTACGCGCCGCTGTCGGACGCCACGTTCTCACCAGGCCTGGGTGGTGATCTATGGGTCTTCGGCTTGGCCTTGCAGGGCTTCGGCACGATCCTGGGCTCGGTCAACTTCATCACGACCATCCTGTGTATGCGCATGCCGGGTATGACCATGTTCCGGATGCCGATCTTCACCTGGAACGCGCTGATCACCGCAGTGCTGGTGCTGATGGCATTCCCGCCGCTGGCCTCCGCGCTGCTGGCCCTGGGAGCTGATCGTCGCTTCGACGCGAACATCTTCGATGCGGCCAACGGCGGGCCGGTGCTGTGGCAGCACCTGTTCTGGTTCTTCGGCCACCCCGAGGTCTACATCCTCGCCCTGCCGTTCTTCGGCATCGCCACCGAGATCATCCCCGTGTTCTCGCGCAAGCCGATCTTCGGCTACAAGACGCTGGTCGGCGCGACGATCGCGATCGCGGCTCTCTCCGTCACCGTGTGGGCGCACCACATGTACTCCACCGGTGCGGTGATGCTGGACTTCTTCGCGTTCATGTCGATGACGATCGCGGTGCCCACGGGCGTGAAGTTCTTCAACTGGATCGGCACGATGTGGCGAGGCTCGGTGACCTTCGATACGCCGATGCTCTTCACCCTCGGCTTCCTCACCACCTTCATCTTCGGTGGCCTGACCGGCGTCATCCTCTCCTCGCCGATCCTCGACTTCATCGTCACGGACACGTACTTCGTGGTGGCCCACTTCCACTACGTCATGGCGGCGACCGTGATGTTCGAGATGTTCGCCGGATTCTACTTCTGGTGGCCGAAGATGTTCGGGTACAAGCTCAACGAGGGCCTCGGCAAGCTCCACTTCTGGCTCCTCGCCATCGGCTTCCACATGACCTTCCTGATCCAGCACTGGCTCGGTGTCGCCGGCGCCCCCCGCCGCTACGTGAACTACCTCGCGGAGGACGGCTACGACTGGATGAACCAGATCTCCACGATCGGCGCAGTCATCACCGGCATCTCTACTCTGCCGTTCCTGCTCAACGTGGTCCTGACCCACCTCAAGGGCAAGAAGATCGAGGTCGACGACCCGTGGGGCTATGGCGCATCCCTCGAGTGGGCGACCACCTGCCCGCCGCCCCGTCACAACTTCCATTCGCTGCCTCGCGTGCGATCCGAGCGTCCCGCCTTCGATCTCCACCACCCGGAGGTTGCGCTGCAGGACCACATGCTCGCGGAAGAGCCCGCCCTGAACCCTAGGACGAACTGA